In Salinigranum marinum, one DNA window encodes the following:
- a CDS encoding class I SAM-dependent methyltransferase has product MTDREGIRANAKYLREVRPIDPDEIYEYVDGSPHPAVVRQVLREEAVDLGLVERDDGTFVPAPECVVEPGWAPTAFPERYAHAFEEFLVEREGIDWHRGESGDRLRETIRRLKERYYRRQSVAYDDRVALGYGLYHLPDYYATVGYVLDTLAERGLVKTPLRVLDVGAGTGGPALGLHDFFPREALVDYHAVEPSAAADVLERLLGETGRNFHPTIHRTTIEALDLPGLVDDPGSGVSGGGFDLVVFSNVLSELDDPVAAVERSLDVLAPDGAVVALEPADLNTATALRTVEREVVSRTGATVYAPTLRLWPDAEPSDRGWSFDVRADLAVPSFQSRLDEAGDDPGAFTNPTVQFAYAVFRPDGTRRLAVRADPARHAKLADADRHVTRRVDLLAVKLSHDLTDDDDTNPVFKIGDGSESTGVFAVLTRETSLNEVLAGAPYGSVLSFEQALVLWNDDEGAYNLVVDDTTVVDFVG; this is encoded by the coding sequence ATGACCGACCGCGAGGGGATCCGCGCCAACGCGAAGTACCTGCGCGAGGTCCGACCGATCGATCCAGACGAGATCTACGAGTACGTCGACGGGAGCCCCCACCCCGCGGTCGTGCGGCAGGTGCTCCGCGAGGAGGCGGTCGACCTGGGTCTCGTCGAGCGCGACGACGGCACGTTCGTCCCGGCTCCCGAATGCGTCGTCGAACCCGGGTGGGCCCCGACGGCGTTTCCGGAGCGGTACGCCCACGCGTTCGAGGAGTTCCTCGTCGAGCGCGAGGGGATCGACTGGCACCGAGGTGAGTCCGGCGATCGCCTGCGCGAGACGATCCGCCGACTGAAAGAGCGGTACTACCGCCGCCAGTCCGTCGCGTACGACGACCGCGTCGCGCTCGGCTACGGGCTCTACCACCTGCCCGACTACTACGCCACCGTGGGGTACGTCCTCGACACGCTGGCCGAGCGCGGCCTCGTCAAGACGCCGCTCCGCGTCCTCGACGTCGGCGCGGGCACCGGCGGCCCGGCGCTCGGCCTGCATGATTTCTTCCCACGCGAGGCGCTGGTCGACTACCACGCCGTCGAACCGAGCGCCGCGGCCGACGTCCTCGAACGCCTGCTCGGCGAGACCGGGCGGAACTTCCACCCGACGATCCACCGAACGACGATCGAAGCGCTCGATCTCCCGGGACTCGTCGACGACCCCGGTTCGGGCGTCTCGGGCGGTGGCTTCGACCTCGTCGTCTTCTCGAACGTGTTGAGCGAACTCGACGACCCCGTGGCCGCGGTCGAGCGGTCGCTCGACGTGCTCGCGCCCGACGGCGCGGTCGTCGCGCTCGAACCCGCGGATCTCAACACGGCGACGGCGCTCCGGACGGTCGAACGCGAAGTCGTCTCGCGAACGGGCGCGACGGTGTACGCACCGACGCTCCGCCTCTGGCCCGACGCGGAGCCCTCGGACCGTGGCTGGTCGTTCGACGTCCGGGCCGACCTCGCGGTGCCGTCGTTCCAGTCGCGCCTCGACGAGGCCGGCGACGACCCCGGCGCGTTCACCAACCCGACGGTTCAGTTCGCGTACGCCGTTTTCCGACCCGACGGGACCAGACGACTCGCCGTCCGGGCGGACCCCGCACGGCACGCGAAACTGGCCGACGCCGACCGACACGTCACGCGGCGGGTCGATCTCCTCGCGGTCAAGTTGAGCCACGATCTGACGGACGACGACGACACGAACCCCGTCTTCAAGATCGGCGACGGCAGCGAGTCCACCGGCGTGTTCGCGGTCCTCACGCGGGAGACGTCGCTGAACGAGGTGCTCGCGGGAGCCCCGTACGGGAGCGTCCTCTCGTTCGAGCAGGCGCTCGTTCTCTGGAACGACGACGAGGGGGCGTACAACCTTGTGGTCGACGACACGACCGTGGTCGATTTCGTCGGGTAG
- a CDS encoding arsinothricin resistance N-acetyltransferase ArsN1 family B, with amino-acid sequence MDCLRMATPADAPGIRRIYAPYVEETAVSFATTVPSVATLETKLSKTLEQFPWLVCERDDGVAGYAYAGALRERDAYRWSTELSVYVDATAQHEGVGRRLYEALLTLLTAQGYANAYGVITLPNPASVALHEALGFDRVGVFDDVGYKDGDWHDVGWWRLRLPEAAAPDPPRSIDSLADDRVQAALAG; translated from the coding sequence ATGGACTGCCTCCGGATGGCGACGCCGGCTGACGCACCCGGGATCCGGCGCATCTACGCGCCCTACGTCGAGGAGACGGCCGTCTCGTTCGCGACGACGGTCCCGTCGGTCGCGACGCTCGAGACGAAGCTCTCGAAGACGCTCGAACAGTTCCCGTGGCTCGTCTGCGAGCGCGACGACGGCGTGGCCGGCTACGCGTACGCCGGGGCGCTCCGCGAGCGCGACGCCTACCGCTGGTCAACCGAACTCTCCGTGTACGTCGACGCGACCGCCCAGCACGAGGGCGTCGGCCGCCGGCTGTACGAGGCGTTGCTCACCCTCCTGACGGCCCAGGGGTACGCGAACGCGTACGGCGTGATCACCCTGCCGAACCCCGCCAGCGTCGCCCTCCACGAGGCGCTCGGCTTCGACCGCGTCGGCGTCTTCGACGACGTCGGCTACAAAGACGGCGACTGGCACGACGTCGGCTGGTGGCGGCTCCGGCTTCCCGAGGCTGCCGCGCCCGATCCGCCACGCTCGATCGACTCGCTGGCCGACGACCGGGTTCAGGCCGCACTCGCCGGGTGA
- the surE gene encoding 5'/3'-nucleotidase SurE codes for MEILLTNDDGIDSVGFRALYDALSSVADVTAVAPAEDKSAVGRQMSADVLVEEHALGYAIHGTPADCTVVGLESLCPDVDMVVAGCNKGANLGAYVLGRSGTVSAAVEAAFFDVPAIAVSLYVPGGDRPWEELATDTEDFRPATDAATYLAAHALEAGVFEGADYLNVNAPLDAVDEPEMRITEPSTMYDMTARPDGDDRLTLHDRIWERMRDDDLPDPDGTDRRAVVDGHVSVSPLLAPHPTRHHEALDGLATAYRR; via the coding sequence ATGGAGATCCTCCTGACGAACGACGACGGCATCGACAGCGTGGGCTTTCGCGCGCTGTACGACGCGCTGTCGTCGGTCGCCGACGTGACCGCCGTGGCACCCGCGGAGGACAAGAGCGCGGTGGGGCGACAGATGTCGGCCGACGTGCTCGTCGAGGAGCACGCACTCGGCTACGCGATCCACGGGACGCCCGCGGACTGCACCGTCGTCGGGCTGGAGTCGCTCTGTCCCGACGTCGACATGGTCGTCGCCGGCTGTAACAAGGGTGCGAACCTCGGCGCGTACGTCCTCGGTCGTTCGGGCACCGTTTCGGCCGCCGTGGAAGCCGCGTTCTTCGACGTGCCCGCCATCGCCGTCTCGCTGTACGTCCCCGGCGGTGACCGACCCTGGGAGGAGTTGGCGACCGACACCGAGGACTTCCGGCCGGCGACCGACGCCGCCACGTACCTCGCCGCCCACGCCCTCGAGGCCGGCGTCTTCGAGGGTGCCGACTACCTGAACGTCAACGCGCCGCTGGACGCGGTCGACGAGCCCGAGATGCGCATCACCGAGCCGTCGACGATGTACGACATGACCGCTCGGCCCGACGGCGACGACCGACTCACGCTCCACGACCGGATCTGGGAGCGCATGCGCGACGACGACCTCCCGGACCCCGATGGGACCGACCGACGGGCGGTCGTCGACGGCCACGTGAGCGTCTCGCCGCTTCTCGCCCCGCATCCGACCCGACACCACGAGGCGCTCGACGGCCTCGCGACAGCGTACCGGAGATAA
- a CDS encoding right-handed parallel beta-helix repeat-containing protein, with amino-acid sequence MSTTDGLQGGLAVLLVLTVVLGSVGVYVATVPASAATTRVVDAGGGTPYKTIQAALDASDAGDTVEVRPGVYREAITVTKEVTLVAPNGATLNGSTVQEQSLGAGTVGITVDPAVGSGLTIDGFTVERYTDGITVGASAMESSRNADESIITGGWTIRDVTARDNAEDGVDVGAVDGTPWTMTRVTAVGNGDVGIEVDGYPNPNAVGWTIRESNASDNGYYGVYTSSSMGRWRLLDSTTNDNGASGVQTTAEDSAWVIGNHTASGNADFGIHPIGNFQGDWTIHNATVTDNGDSGIGGGFGSSGDWTIRDSVVTGNYDWGLYVPNNPGDFRIENVTVRDNSWGGIAVTRAEGNWRIDDSRIENNGDYRGYFGVNAEFTLGSWAVNNTVITGNVNGGINAEEGRDGRPVGDATDNWWGQASGPLAGQCVGNVDCGSPLTAPPGTTASPAVVSGTVTNDSGVGLAGVEVAVYRDDGTGTFTAYETNTTDAAGQYRVDVDVPAGETTARFKVEFEDPSGVYLGEWYDDAAGESTADTLDVQSGFTAFADAELADNTATVYGRVRNESGDPIEGILVVPYREDAGGDLRQLPGVGTDATGQYTYEMDVPPGQSGARVKLLFADPDDVYASRYYDDAETLADGLEVYVPAGERRLVSGTLPREADVTAGFSGTVTDGSGAPLSDIDVAVFRDDGTGTFREWTTESTDSSGEFDVDVDPVDSDNALVRVKLRFTDPSGQYTEQWYDGASQSTATVVAGLVSAERADLNATLVDDAPPAPDVARVSGWVTNESGAPIEDAFVNVYIDDGTGAASLGAFTFTSASGQYAAEVDLPAGESSVDVKVEFTDTDDVYASRYYDDATRYSDATAVTVPGGETRFVSESLPVADDVTGGFSGTVTNESGDPLPGIEVTAFRDDGTGSFRAWTTESTDAQGRYDIDVEPANPSDNRVTVKLRFTDPTWEYAQEWNSSGYQDIRTMADATEISALVGDSRVRNEELERNVVTVSGVVRNEAGDSLEDILVVTYRKEADGGFTQYDSAATYTDEFGRYETEVPVRDGETTVDLKVGFADPDGEYARTYWRDARTVSNADVIDDAVAGWTLPNVMATMPRRDDVAVTYFGIVYDENNDVLEDIRVTVFRDDGTGSYGEWTNLRTDENGYWEGAVYPPPGEQNVSVKIRYRDDSGDYLEEWESNESSKATADVESGTVGEYIDLIGTVLAPAPKTQVSGVVRADTDGNEALDGIRVTAFRDDGTGDFDPFATLTTDEFGYYEFQVPPPPGSSTVSTRLYFRDPTGEYSSMWYRDARRAAGATQLNSPAGEGNYFNDQWLPEAGMLLGVSVQALSTCQNPADESSCTFPNDEDTVTVGPGEEVAVHYELWNGDDEVYTDYDVDDPATGTTMFGANHRVATLTTRTTTTTLTSPLVDGSYDYQANATSISESGKVSNSSASYTIGVQGSVVQQARAGDRFDASVSNPGAGTPVLVDGGTQGLANLSNTTFQSVLLTTDGGDFSLNLTGSDDAPSGTSSLPLAAGGTSLGYVTVDHSVPDENVDEVVFRFRVSRLRLATAGVSPGDVTLYRYVDGSPTALSTALVRTTPTASVFEATSPGLSVFAVGAGELTSTPADSDGGSGSADTDRDSDDRESPTPTPVPTPVSSDSDATVTPQATETPASESTTATGGVSTAVETSEPETSVADSEGTTTVGADATTPTDAEPATTSTTFDGFGALTLLLALFAVLSVVLSRRRRR; translated from the coding sequence GTGTCGACGACAGACGGCCTGCAGGGCGGTCTCGCGGTTCTGCTCGTCCTGACGGTCGTCCTCGGAAGCGTCGGCGTCTACGTCGCGACCGTCCCGGCAAGCGCGGCGACGACACGGGTCGTCGACGCGGGCGGCGGCACTCCCTACAAGACGATCCAGGCCGCGCTCGACGCGTCGGACGCCGGCGACACGGTCGAGGTACGACCGGGCGTCTATCGGGAGGCGATCACGGTCACGAAGGAGGTGACGCTCGTCGCCCCGAACGGCGCGACGCTGAACGGGTCGACCGTGCAGGAGCAGTCGCTCGGCGCGGGGACGGTCGGCATCACCGTCGACCCGGCTGTCGGATCGGGCCTGACCATCGACGGGTTCACCGTCGAGCGGTACACCGATGGGATCACCGTGGGGGCGTCCGCCATGGAGAGCTCCCGGAACGCTGACGAGTCGATCATCACGGGCGGGTGGACCATCCGTGACGTCACGGCTCGGGACAACGCCGAGGACGGCGTCGACGTCGGGGCAGTCGACGGCACCCCGTGGACGATGACCCGCGTCACCGCCGTCGGCAACGGCGACGTCGGTATCGAGGTCGACGGATATCCGAACCCGAACGCCGTCGGCTGGACGATTCGGGAGAGCAACGCGTCCGACAACGGCTACTACGGTGTGTACACGAGCAGCTCGATGGGCAGGTGGCGACTGCTGGACTCGACGACCAACGACAACGGGGCGTCGGGCGTCCAAACCACCGCCGAGGACAGCGCGTGGGTCATCGGGAACCACACCGCGTCGGGCAACGCCGACTTCGGCATCCACCCTATCGGGAACTTCCAGGGTGACTGGACCATCCACAACGCGACCGTCACGGACAACGGCGACAGCGGCATCGGGGGTGGGTTCGGGAGCAGCGGCGACTGGACCATCCGCGACTCGGTGGTCACGGGGAACTACGACTGGGGGCTGTACGTCCCGAACAACCCGGGTGACTTCCGAATCGAGAACGTGACCGTCCGCGACAACAGTTGGGGCGGCATCGCGGTGACTCGCGCGGAAGGGAACTGGCGCATCGACGACTCGCGGATCGAGAACAACGGCGACTACCGGGGCTACTTCGGCGTCAACGCGGAGTTCACGCTCGGCTCGTGGGCCGTCAACAACACCGTCATCACCGGCAACGTCAACGGTGGCATCAACGCCGAAGAGGGGCGGGACGGCCGACCCGTCGGCGACGCCACCGACAACTGGTGGGGGCAGGCCAGCGGCCCGCTCGCGGGGCAGTGCGTCGGCAACGTCGACTGTGGCTCACCGCTCACCGCACCGCCAGGGACGACCGCATCGCCGGCAGTCGTCTCGGGAACGGTGACGAACGACAGCGGCGTCGGACTCGCGGGAGTAGAGGTGGCCGTCTACCGCGACGACGGCACGGGGACGTTCACCGCGTACGAGACGAACACGACGGATGCAGCCGGTCAGTACCGCGTCGACGTCGACGTCCCGGCGGGCGAGACGACCGCCCGGTTCAAAGTCGAGTTCGAGGACCCGAGCGGCGTGTATCTCGGCGAGTGGTACGACGACGCTGCGGGAGAGAGTACGGCCGACACGCTCGACGTCCAGAGCGGCTTCACCGCGTTCGCCGACGCGGAACTGGCCGACAACACCGCCACCGTCTACGGCCGGGTCAGAAACGAGAGCGGCGACCCCATCGAGGGGATACTCGTCGTCCCGTATCGCGAGGACGCCGGTGGCGACCTCAGACAGCTCCCTGGCGTCGGAACCGACGCGACAGGGCAGTACACGTACGAGATGGACGTCCCGCCGGGCCAGTCGGGCGCCAGGGTCAAACTGCTGTTCGCCGACCCCGACGACGTGTACGCCTCGCGGTACTACGACGACGCCGAGACGCTGGCAGACGGGCTAGAAGTGTACGTGCCGGCTGGCGAGCGCCGGCTCGTCAGCGGGACCCTGCCTAGAGAAGCCGACGTCACGGCCGGCTTCTCGGGGACGGTGACGGACGGGTCGGGCGCGCCGCTGTCGGACATCGACGTGGCCGTGTTCCGTGACGATGGCACCGGCACGTTCCGCGAGTGGACGACCGAATCGACCGATTCGAGCGGGGAGTTCGACGTCGACGTCGACCCGGTCGACTCGGACAACGCTCTCGTGCGCGTCAAACTCCGCTTCACCGACCCGAGCGGCCAGTACACCGAGCAGTGGTACGACGGGGCGAGCCAGTCGACCGCAACCGTCGTCGCGGGGCTTGTGAGCGCCGAGCGCGCCGATCTGAACGCGACACTCGTCGACGACGCCCCGCCTGCGCCCGACGTCGCCCGCGTCTCCGGCTGGGTGACGAACGAGTCAGGAGCACCGATCGAAGACGCGTTCGTGAACGTCTACATCGACGACGGGACCGGCGCAGCCTCGCTGGGCGCTTTTACGTTCACAAGCGCCAGCGGCCAGTACGCCGCCGAGGTCGACCTGCCTGCCGGTGAGTCGAGTGTCGACGTGAAGGTCGAATTCACCGACACCGACGACGTCTATGCCTCTCGGTACTACGACGACGCGACACGCTACAGCGACGCGACAGCCGTGACCGTTCCCGGTGGCGAGACGCGCTTCGTGAGTGAGTCGCTCCCCGTGGCGGACGACGTCACCGGCGGGTTCTCGGGCACGGTGACGAACGAGTCGGGTGACCCACTCCCCGGTATCGAGGTGACGGCGTTCCGCGACGACGGCACCGGCAGCTTCCGCGCGTGGACGACGGAATCGACCGACGCACAGGGACGCTACGACATCGACGTCGAGCCCGCGAATCCGAGTGACAACCGCGTCACAGTCAAACTCCGTTTTACCGACCCGACGTGGGAGTACGCCCAGGAGTGGAACAGCAGCGGCTACCAAGACATCCGGACGATGGCCGATGCCACCGAGATTAGCGCACTCGTCGGTGACTCACGGGTCCGGAACGAGGAACTCGAGCGAAACGTCGTCACGGTCAGCGGCGTCGTCAGGAACGAAGCCGGCGACAGCCTAGAGGACATATTGGTCGTCACGTACCGCAAGGAGGCGGATGGAGGGTTCACGCAGTACGATTCGGCAGCGACCTACACCGACGAGTTCGGCAGATACGAGACGGAGGTGCCCGTCCGAGATGGGGAGACGACGGTCGACCTGAAGGTCGGCTTCGCTGACCCCGACGGTGAGTACGCGAGAACGTACTGGCGGGACGCGCGGACGGTGTCGAACGCAGACGTCATCGACGACGCAGTCGCCGGCTGGACGCTCCCGAACGTGATGGCGACGATGCCCCGTCGCGACGACGTGGCTGTCACGTACTTCGGCATCGTCTACGACGAGAACAACGACGTGCTGGAGGACATCCGCGTGACGGTGTTCCGCGACGACGGCACCGGTAGCTACGGCGAGTGGACGAACCTGCGGACCGACGAGAACGGCTACTGGGAAGGAGCAGTGTATCCGCCGCCGGGCGAACAGAACGTCTCAGTGAAAATTCGCTACCGCGACGACAGCGGCGACTACCTCGAAGAGTGGGAGTCCAACGAGAGCAGTAAGGCAACGGCCGACGTCGAGAGCGGCACCGTGGGAGAGTACATCGACCTCATCGGCACAGTGCTCGCACCAGCACCGAAAACACAGGTGTCGGGCGTCGTCCGCGCAGACACAGACGGCAACGAGGCACTCGACGGCATCCGAGTGACGGCCTTCCGTGACGACGGGACAGGAGACTTCGACCCGTTCGCCACGCTGACGACGGACGAGTTCGGCTACTACGAGTTCCAAGTGCCGCCACCGCCGGGGTCGTCGACAGTGTCGACTCGACTCTATTTCCGCGACCCGACGGGCGAGTATTCGTCGATGTGGTATCGCGATGCGCGGCGCGCGGCGGGGGCGACACAGCTAAACAGCCCTGCCGGTGAGGGGAACTACTTCAACGACCAGTGGCTTCCCGAGGCGGGGATGCTCCTCGGCGTGTCGGTGCAGGCGCTGTCGACCTGTCAGAACCCAGCCGACGAGTCGAGTTGCACCTTCCCGAACGACGAGGACACGGTGACAGTCGGGCCAGGAGAAGAAGTGGCCGTCCACTACGAACTGTGGAACGGTGACGACGAGGTGTACACCGACTACGACGTCGACGACCCCGCGACGGGGACCACGATGTTCGGTGCGAACCACCGGGTCGCTACCCTCACGACGCGCACCACGACGACGACGCTGACGTCTCCACTCGTCGACGGAAGCTACGATTATCAGGCGAACGCCACGAGTATCTCCGAGAGCGGCAAGGTGAGTAACTCCTCGGCGTCGTACACGATCGGGGTCCAGGGCTCGGTCGTCCAGCAGGCGAGAGCCGGTGACCGCTTCGACGCGTCGGTGTCGAACCCGGGGGCGGGAACGCCGGTGCTCGTCGACGGAGGCACGCAGGGCCTAGCGAATCTGTCGAACACGACGTTCCAGAGCGTGCTCCTGACGACCGACGGCGGAGATTTCAGCCTGAACCTCACCGGCAGCGACGACGCACCGAGCGGGACGTCTTCGCTCCCGCTCGCGGCGGGCGGAACGTCGCTGGGGTACGTCACCGTCGACCACTCCGTGCCCGACGAGAACGTCGACGAGGTGGTCTTCCGGTTCCGCGTCTCACGGCTTCGACTCGCCACCGCGGGCGTCTCCCCGGGTGACGTCACGCTGTACCGCTACGTCGACGGCTCGCCGACGGCGCTGTCGACGGCGCTCGTCAGGACCACGCCGACCGCGTCCGTCTTCGAGGCGACGTCGCCCGGACTCTCGGTGTTCGCGGTCGGCGCGGGCGAGTTGACATCGACGCCGGCGGACAGTGACGGCGGCAGTGGGAGCGCCGACACCGACCGGGACAGCGACGACAGGGAGTCACCGACACCGACCCCGGTGCCGACGCCAGTGTCGTCCGATTCCGACGCGACGGTCACTCCGCAGGCGACGGAGACACCGGCGTCCGAGTCGACGACAGCGACCGGAGGTGTGTCGACCGCAGTCGAGACGTCCGAACCCGAGACGTCCGTTGCCGACTCCGAGGGGACGACAACGGTCGGTGCCGACGCCACGACGCCGACCGACGCCGAGCCGGCGACCACGTCGACGACGTTCGACGGCTTCGGAGCGCTCACGCTGCTGCTGGCGCTGTTCGCCGTGCTGTCGGTCGTCCTGTCCAGGCGACGCCGACGGTAG
- a CDS encoding prephenate dehydrogenase/arogenate dehydrogenase family protein encodes MQLLVVGAGSMGRWFADTVERAAPGEIDVAFADTDAATAANAAAALDARTVPVDGTERFDVICLAVPISAIDASVAAQADRVREATVDVTGVMAPPLAAMRAHVPDRERVSFHPLFAPANAPGNVAVTADEPGPATDRLRAALEAAGNTLFETTAAEHDRAMETVQSSAHAAVIAYALAAREVRPEFHTPVSGALAELVETVTGGTPRVYREIQATFDGAERVADAAARLAAADDETFDALYREASGAVGNRDAVESGEGTDDADDSEGTDDADDRAHEDRR; translated from the coding sequence ATGCAGTTGCTCGTCGTGGGCGCGGGGTCGATGGGGCGGTGGTTCGCCGACACCGTCGAGCGCGCCGCACCCGGCGAGATCGACGTCGCGTTCGCCGACACGGACGCCGCCACCGCCGCGAACGCCGCCGCCGCACTCGACGCCCGGACCGTCCCCGTCGACGGGACCGAGCGGTTCGACGTGATCTGTCTGGCGGTTCCCATCTCGGCCATCGACGCGAGCGTCGCCGCGCAGGCCGACCGGGTCCGGGAGGCGACCGTCGACGTCACGGGCGTGATGGCACCGCCCCTGGCGGCGATGCGTGCCCACGTCCCCGATCGAGAGCGGGTCAGCTTCCACCCCCTGTTCGCGCCCGCGAACGCGCCCGGCAACGTCGCGGTCACCGCCGACGAACCCGGGCCGGCGACCGACCGACTCCGCGCCGCGCTCGAAGCGGCGGGCAACACCCTCTTCGAGACGACCGCCGCGGAGCACGACCGGGCGATGGAGACGGTCCAGTCGAGCGCTCACGCCGCCGTCATCGCGTACGCCCTGGCCGCCCGCGAGGTACGACCGGAGTTCCACACCCCGGTCTCCGGCGCGCTCGCCGAGCTCGTCGAGACGGTCACGGGCGGGACCCCGCGGGTCTACCGCGAGATCCAGGCGACGTTCGACGGGGCCGAGCGGGTCGCCGACGCCGCCGCCCGCCTGGCGGCCGCCGACGACGAGACGTTCGACGCGCTCTATCGGGAGGCGAGCGGAGCCGTCGGGAACCGCGACGCCGTCGAGTCCGGCGAAGGCACCGACGATGCCGACGACAGCGAAGGCACCGACGATGCCGACGACCGCGCCCACGAGGACCGCCGATGA